The genomic interval GCGCGACGATCGAGACGATCGATCCCGGATGGATCTCGCAATTTCTGTCGATCATCACCGATCCCAACGTCGCCCTCATTCTTCTGCTGATTGGCACCTACGGCCTGATTTTCGAATTCATTTCCCCCGGCGCCGTCGCGCCCGGCGTGGTCGGCACGATCTGTCTGCTGCTGGGCCTCTATGCCCTCAACCTGCTGCCGATCAGTTATGCCGGCCTTGGGCTGATGATGCTGGGAATCGCGCTTCTGACGATCGAAGCCTTCAACCCGACCGTGGTTCTCGGACTCGGCGGAGTCATCGCCTTCGTCCTTGGTGCGCTGATGTTGTTCAGGAACGAGGCGCCCGGATACCAGTTGTCATGGACCTTCGTCGGCATCGTGGCGTCGATGTTCACCGGGCTGGTTCTCATCGTGCTCCGCTCGCTTCGGCGCGCCCGCAAAGCTCCGGCACAAGTCGGCGCGCAAGCCATGCGCGGCCTGTTTGCCGAGGTTCTCGACTGGAACGATAGTGAAGGCCACGTCTTCACGCAGGGTGAGCGATGGCAAGCCCGCGGCACGGAAGCCTTCATGCCCGGAGAGACGGTCGAGGTGGCCAGCATCACGGGTCTGACGCTGACGGTGCGTCGCCGGCCGGCACTCAGCGGCGGCCAAGGAGGTGTGCGATGATGTTCGATTACGTAACCTATGTAGTGCTCGCGGTCGTCGTGATCGCATTTCTCTCCTCGGCCATTCGCATCCTGCGGGAATACGAGCGCGGCATCATCTTCACGCTCGGACGCTTCACCGGCGTGAAAGGTCCGGGCCTTATCATCCTGATTCCGTTCGTGCAGCAGATGGTGAAGGCCGATCTCAGGGTCATGGTGCAGGACGTGCCGCCGCAGGACGTGATTTCCCGCGATAACGTTTCCGTCAAGGTGAACGCCGTGCTTTATTTCCGCATCATCGATCCCGAACGCGCGATCATCAAGGTCGAAAACTTCATGGCCGCGACCAGTCAGTTAGCGCAGACCACGCTGCGCTCGGTGCTCGGCAAACACGAACTGGACGAGATGCTCGCGGAGCGCGACAAACTCAACGGCGCCATTCAGGAGATTCTCGATCAGCAAACCGATGCGTGGGGAATCAAGGTCACCAATATCGAGATCAAGGACATCGACCTCAATGAAAACATGGTTCGCGCCATCGCCAAGCAGGCCGAGGCGGAGCGGCTGCGGCGGGCGAAAGTGATCAACGCAATGGGCGAGCAGCAAGCTGCCGAGAAGCTCGTCGAAGCCGGACGCATCCTTGCTCAGGAGCCGCAGGCCATGCAACTGCGCTATTTTGCGGCGTTGCACGACATTGCGGGCGAGCGATCGTCGACTGTGGTCTTTCCACTGCCGATGGATCTGCTCAGCCATCTGATGCCGCGATCCGACGGAACGTCATGACGTCTGCCAATGCTGGATGTCCAGAACCTGACCAAAACCTATCGTTCGGCGCAGGAACGGATCACCGTTCTTCGCGGTGCCTGCCTGCGCGTTGACGCCGGCGAGAGTGTCGCGCTGACCGGCGAGTCGGGAAGCGGCAAAAGCACCTTGCTGCACCTGATCGCGGGCCTCGATCGGGCGGACGGCGGTTCCATCCGGCTCAATGAGACGGAGGTGACTGCACTGGCGGACCGGGGCCGTGCAGCGCTGCGCCGGGACCGGCTGGGACTGGTTTTTCAACAATTCAATCTGATCCCCTCTCTCACGGTCGCCGACAACCTGGCTTTTCAGTCGCGTATCGCCGGGCGTCACAACAGCCGGTGGCAAAGCGAACTTGTCGATCGGCTGGGGCTCGGCGATTTGCTGAACCGATATCCCGAGCAACTCTCAGGCGGCCAACAGCAGCGGGTTGCAATCGGGCGCGCGCTTGCGGTCAGGCCGCCTCTGCTCCTCGCCGACGAGCCGACCGGCAACCTCGACGAAGCGACGGCCGACGAGGTCATGGATCTCGCACGCGATCTCATTCAGCGAACCGGATGCGGTTTCCTGATGGTCACGCACAGCGCGCGGCTTGCCGCGACGCTGGACCGGCAAGTCCTGCTCAGCGCCGGACTGATCTCGTGAAACAAAGATTCTGGATCCTCGCCGTTCTGCTCAGCCATTGGCGTCGGCATCCGATGCAATTGACAACCCTCATGGTCGGCCTGATCTGTGCGACCGCATTATGGAGCGGCGTGCAGGCGCTGAACCAGCAGGCGCGCATCAGCTACGATCGGGCCGCGGCGGTCTTTGGCGGCGCCCGCGTCGCGATGCTGGTCGGGCAGCGGGACACGACGTTTCCCCAGCAACTCTTTATCGACTTGCGCCGGGCAGGTTGGCCGGTCTCACCTGTCCTCGAAGGCCGCGTTCGCATTCACGGGAAGACATTTCGCCTGCTGGGAATCGAACCGGTGACGTTTCCGGCGGCGGCAGGGTCGGTCCCGGCGATCGGAAAATCGAATCTGCAGACATTCATCGCCCCGCCGGGAGAGGCTCTGGTCGCGCCGGAGACATTGAGCGAACTCTCGGAAACGGGAGGCGCGGCCCTGCGGACAGACGACGGTGCATTACTGCCGCCCCTCAAGGTTCGCGCGCAACTCGCACCGGGCGTTATGATCGTCGATATCGGACTGGCGCAAAGCATTCTTCGCCTGCCGGGCCAGCTCTCGCGTCTGTTGATCGGAAAAGCGCGCGGCACGCACGCGCCGCTCGAGGCTGTCGCTGATGACAAGCTCAGATATGTCGCCCCGGACGCCGAAACCGATCTTGAGCGTCTGACCGACAGCTTTCATCTCAATCTATCGGCCTTCGGGCTGCTGTCGTTTCTTGTCGGGCTCTTCATCGTCAACTCTGCGATCGGCCTCGCCTTCGAGCAGCGCATGCCGATGCTGCGGACCCTGCGCGCCTGCGGGGTAGCGTCCCGGACGTTGAACGGTGTGTTGCTGATCGAGCTGCTGGTGCTGGCCCTCGCAGCCGGCCTGATCGGGTTGGCCTGCGGCTATCTGATCGCCGCAGCGTTGCTGCCCAATGTCGCCGCAAGCCTGCAAGGGTTGTATGGCGCCCGGATTCCGGGTGAATTGACGCTCAGACCGGAATGGTGGGCCGCGGGACTTGCGATGAGCGCCCTGGGAACGCTGGCGGCGGCAACGACGAGCCTCTTGAAAGTGATCCGCACTCCGGTTCTCGCGATGGCGCAGCCCTATGCCTGGCAGCAAGCCCAACGGCGATGGCTGCGCTGGCAGGGCATCGCGGCCGTCGCGATGCTTGTGACGGCGGTCGCCGTGCTGACGACCGGCGATTCGCTGATGTCGGGATTCGCAGTGCTGGCGGCCCTGCTGCTGGGCGCAGCGCTGGCGCTGCCTGTTCTGCTCGGATTCGCGCTTCGCGCCGGCGAACGAAGCACGCGCCGGCCGCTCGTGTTGTGGTTCTGGGCCGACAGCCGCCAGCAACTTCCGGGCCTATCACTCGCGCTGATGGCATTGCTGCTCGCGCTCGCGGTCAATGTCGGCGTGGGAACCATGGTCGAGAGTTTCAGCAAGACGTTTGCCACATGGCTGGACGGCCGGCTCGCGGCGGATGTGTATGTCAACGCGCGCGACGACACGCAGGCCCGAGACATCGAAACAAGGCTGCGCGCGCGGCCCGAGGTCACCGCAATTCTGCCGAG from Nitrobacter sp. NHB1 carries:
- a CDS encoding slipin family protein, encoding MMFDYVTYVVLAVVVIAFLSSAIRILREYERGIIFTLGRFTGVKGPGLIILIPFVQQMVKADLRVMVQDVPPQDVISRDNVSVKVNAVLYFRIIDPERAIIKVENFMAATSQLAQTTLRSVLGKHELDEMLAERDKLNGAIQEILDQQTDAWGIKVTNIEIKDIDLNENMVRAIAKQAEAERLRRAKVINAMGEQQAAEKLVEAGRILAQEPQAMQLRYFAALHDIAGERSSTVVFPLPMDLLSHLMPRSDGTS
- a CDS encoding ABC transporter permease, translated to MKQRFWILAVLLSHWRRHPMQLTTLMVGLICATALWSGVQALNQQARISYDRAAAVFGGARVAMLVGQRDTTFPQQLFIDLRRAGWPVSPVLEGRVRIHGKTFRLLGIEPVTFPAAAGSVPAIGKSNLQTFIAPPGEALVAPETLSELSETGGAALRTDDGALLPPLKVRAQLAPGVMIVDIGLAQSILRLPGQLSRLLIGKARGTHAPLEAVADDKLRYVAPDAETDLERLTDSFHLNLSAFGLLSFLVGLFIVNSAIGLAFEQRMPMLRTLRACGVASRTLNGVLLIELLVLALAAGLIGLACGYLIAAALLPNVAASLQGLYGARIPGELTLRPEWWAAGLAMSALGTLAAATTSLLKVIRTPVLAMAQPYAWQQAQRRWLRWQGIAAVAMLVTAVAVLTTGDSLMSGFAVLAALLLGAALALPVLLGFALRAGERSTRRPLVLWFWADSRQQLPGLSLALMALLLALAVNVGVGTMVESFSKTFATWLDGRLAADVYVNARDDTQARDIETRLRARPEVTAILPSGRAEIEIGGWPVEVLGLADHATYRERWPLLRSKTNAWDEVKSGQAALISEQLARKLKLRLGDRLTISTPRGTWPLDIAAIYADYGNPKGQIAVNIDAFTRRFPDLPRTRFGLRVTPGKIAPLIDDMRKRFHLDESRLSDQSALKAESTRIFNRTFAVTAALNTFTLGVAGVALLTSLLTLSNSRLPQLAPLWALGLTRRQLAGIELLKTMSIAFITALLALPLGLLVAWCLIAVVNVRAFGWRLPFHVFPLHLIELLGVAMLASLLAMLVPVLKLIRMPPAALIKVFADER
- a CDS encoding ABC transporter ATP-binding protein, yielding MLDVQNLTKTYRSAQERITVLRGACLRVDAGESVALTGESGSGKSTLLHLIAGLDRADGGSIRLNETEVTALADRGRAALRRDRLGLVFQQFNLIPSLTVADNLAFQSRIAGRHNSRWQSELVDRLGLGDLLNRYPEQLSGGQQQRVAIGRALAVRPPLLLADEPTGNLDEATADEVMDLARDLIQRTGCGFLMVTHSARLAATLDRQVLLSAGLIS